In the Loxodonta africana isolate mLoxAfr1 chromosome 1, mLoxAfr1.hap2, whole genome shotgun sequence genome, one interval contains:
- the USF3 gene encoding basic helix-loop-helix domain-containing protein USF3 isoform X1 — MPEMTENETPTKKQHRKKNRETHNAVERHRKKKINAGINRIGELIPCSPALKQSKNMILDQAFKYITELKRQNDELLLNGGNNEQAEEIKKLRKQLEEIQKENGRYIELLKANDICLYDDPTIHWKGNLKNSKVSVVIPSDQIQKNIIVYSNGSQPGGNSQGAAVQGITFNVGHNLQKQTANVVPVQRACNLVTPVSVSGVCPSENKPWHQTRVSAVAANQPLPLCLPATISAQNILELSTSESESSVLGATSGSLIAVPVGPEPHQHCSFHTSLNDQSSPENKNGQESPKLLKNTVPCALNVRSASSATTTEVLPSSQPCLSAQACRVELPGTLVAVTTAVCSQPPRPAGASSPVGISQGTDLTNSATVVSLPVPGVGKTATPVSTLSANPLDSGWTLSCSLPSSSVSTSDLKNINSLTRISSAGNTQTTWTTLQLAGNTIQPLSQAPAVAVAPVLNESVPSPTTTNHSRHVAAGINSSNAFPADGQAGEQVVVTLPSCSSLPMQPLTAQPQVKPQPPKTILPLNSAMQVIQMAQPVGSAVNAAPGNPNVIILQPPSTAPCPTVMRAEVPSQTVGQQIVIIQTANQNPVPLLSAPPPGSVRLPVNGVNAIIGSNHSMQNASTPQTFGGKHLVHILPRPSSLSTSSSTPTFSVAMSNQQQPQTISLNGQLFALQPVMSSSGATNQTPMQIIQPTTSEDPNTNVALNTFGALASLNQSISQMAGQSCVQLSISQPANLQTAANSQATSANCVSLTTAVAPPVTADNSATLPSACDLATTPSVNSVACLPPNVKLKRLNKKPVAKKHLAASKSACSLNPVREVGKLGCPSTEGSAELSCDDVLLDSLPVDLPSVAVSQANSVNACGSHSLEVLNSESVPKCKSTEESNSPSQEPVTSEHFATAPAKSKDSTPVLQPEISQDKPPTSLAFSDAAKSCPSANVLIPSPSDPQVLVSQVSGLSSTTNTASPDCVSEVEIVAEPCRIEQDPSDTMQTTGLLKGQGLTALLSDLAKEKDAQKTSLSVQADHPDFPENSKLADSSVDFHPKQELLLLNGDGGDLPQHHSCIPGQEVVSGSLLAGRQADSPMSTSSGSSRSFSVASMLPEAAREDVTSSAPASTCDSCTFVEQTDIVALAARAIFDQENLEKGRVGIQADIREGTSKPSDTASLEGDQPFKSQIPKENGTGQAEAVPNEFNSQDSVEAAVDRPLEKPSCSVGIKTSNASLQVSASQPPSITSLSVNNLIHQSGISHPLVSCAGLSQSSEQTAVPATVNLTVASSSYGSQPPGPSLMTEYAQGQLNTMTSTLPNSQIQEPLLKPSHESRKDSAKRAVQDDLLLSSAKRQKHCQPAPLRLESMSLMSRTPDSISDQTQIMVSQIPPNSSNSIVPVSNPTHGDGLTRLFPPSNNFVAPALRQTELQCSSQPSVAEQQPTQASQHLQALQQHVPAQGVSHLHSNHLYLKQQQQQQVGQLRERHHLYQLQHHAPHAESTGHPQPHSVHQQRTLQQEVQMQKKRNLVQGTQASQLSLQPKHHGTDQSRPKSGQPHPHHQQMQQQMQQQFGNSQPEKSCDNPSTSRNHHNHPQNHLNQDIMHQQQDVGSRQQGSGVSSEHVPGHNPMQRLLTSRGLEQQMVSQPSIVTRPSDMTCTPHRPERNRVSSYSAEALIGKTSSNSEQRMALSIQGSRVSDQLEMRNYLDIPRNKNLAIHNMQSRVDHTLAPDIRLPDCQTFKPSGASQQPQSNFEVQSSRNNEIGNPVSSLRSMQSQTFRISQNSGPPAIDRQKRLPYPPVQSIPTGDAVPPRDSDNTCHQSFMQSLLAPHLSDQVIGSQRSLSEHQRNTQCGPSSAIEYNCPPAHESVHIRRESESQNRESCDMPLNAINTRNSTLNIPFSSSSSSGDIQGRNTSPNVSVQKSNPMRITDSHGTKGHMNPPVTTNMHGIARPALPHPSVSHGSADQGPPVRQTNSSVPQRSRHPAQDSSSSKIRQPERNRSGNQRHSNVFDPGLPHLPLSTSGSMILGRQQPTSEKRGSIVRFMPDSPQVPNDNSAPDQHTLSQNFGFSFIPEGGMNPPINANTSFIPQVTQPSATRAPALIPVDPQNTLPSFYPPYSPAHPPLSNDISIPYFSNQMFSNPSTEKVNSGSLNNRFGSILSPPRPVGFAQPSFPLLPDMPPMHMTNSHLSNFNMTSLFPEIATALPDGSAMSPLLTIANSSASDSSKQPSNRPAHNISHILGHDCSSAV, encoded by the exons AGCAAGAATATGATCCTGGACCAAGCATTTAAATATATAACGGAATTAAAAAGGCAAAATGATGAACTCCTACTTAATGGAGGAAACAATGAACAAG ctgaagaaataaaaaagctaCGGaaacaactggaagaaatccaaaaagaaaatggcCGATACATTGAGTTACTGAAAGCGAATGACATATGCTTATATGATGACCCCACAATCCACTGGAAAGGAAATCTTAAAAACTCGAAGGTCTCTGTTGTTATTCCCAGTGATCAGATTCAAAAAAATATCATTGTTTATTCAAATGGGAGTCAGCCTGGTGGAAACAGCCAGGGAGCAGCTGTTCAGGGGATAACCTTTAACGTTGGTCATAATTTACAAAAGCAAACCGCCAACGTGGTGCCAGTACAGAGGGCTTGCAATCTTGTGACTCCTGTGTCTGTTTCTGGAGTCTGCCCTTCTGAAAACAAGCCATGGCATCAGACCAGAGTTTCTgcggtggctgctaaccagcctCTTCCTCTTTGTCTTCCTGCTACCATTTCTGCTCAAAATATTCTTGAGCTTTCCACTTCAGAAAGCGAATCGAGCGTGCTTGGTGCCACCAGCGGCTCACTGATCGCTGTTCCAGTTGGGCCTGAACCTCATCAACACTGTTCCTTTCACACATCTCTAAACGATCAAAGCTCACCTGAAAATAAGAATGGGCAAGAGAGCCCCAAATTACTGAAGAACACGGTCCCCTGTGCGTTGAACGTCCGCTCTGCCTCCTCAGCGACCACCACTGAAGTGCTGCCCAGCAGCCAGCCCTGCCTGAGCGCGCAGGCCTGCAGAGTTGAGCTCCCCGGCACCCTTGTTGCGGTTACCACCGCGGTCTGCTCCCAGCCTCCCAGGCCTGCAGGTGCGTCTTCTCCAGTGGGCATTAGCCAGGGTACAGACTTGACAAACAGTGCCACGGTGGTGTCCCTACCTGTCCCTGGAGTGGGGAAGACTGCCACTCCTGTGAGCACTCTGTCTGCAAACCCTTTGGACAGTGGCTGGACTCTTTCTTGTTCTTTGCCTTCTTCAAGTGTTAGTACTTCAGATTTGAAAAATATTAACAGCCTTACCCGAATTTCCTCAGCCGGAAACACACAGACAACATGGACTACTTTGCAACTGGCGGGAAACACCATTCAGCCCTTGAGCCAGGCACCAGCTGTCGCTGTAGCCCCGGTATTAAATGAGTCTGTTCCTAGCCCCACCACAACCAACCACAGTAGACATGTGGCTGCAGGCATCAACTCGAGCAATGCCTTTCCAGCAGATGGGCAAGCGGGTGAGCAAGTAGTTGTAACCTTGCCTTCGTGTTCATCTTTACCTATGCAGCCATTAACTGCCCAGCCACAAGTTAAACCTCAGCCTCCAAAAACTATCCTTCCATTGAATTCAGCAATGCAGGTGATTCAGATGGCTCAGCCAGTCGGGTCGGCTGTTAATGCAGCTCCAGGTAATCCAAATGTGATCATTCTTCAGCCACCCAGCACCGCCCCATGCCCCACAGTGATGAGAGCAGAGGTTCCCAGCCAAACGGTAGGTCAGCAGATAGTGATCATACAGACAGCCAATCAGAACCCTGTGCCGCTCCTCTCTGCACCACCTCCTGGTTCTGTTCGACTCCCCGTCAATGGAGTCAATGCTATCATAGGGTCTAATCATTCAATGCAAAATGCTTCAACCCCACAGACTTTTGGAGGAAAGCACCTTGTCCACATATTACCAAGACCTTCTTCTTTATCAACATCTAGTTCAACACCAACGTTTTCTGTTGCCATGTCAAACCAACAGCAGCCTCAAACCATTTCTTTAAATGGACAGCTCTTTGCTTTGCAGCCTGTGATGTCTTCATCAGGAGCTACAAATCAAACCCCTATGCAAATTATTCAACCCACCACCAGCGAAGATCCAAATACCAACGTTGCCCTGAATACGTTTGGTGCTTTGGCCAGCCTCAATCAAAGCATATCACAGATGGCTGGGCAAAGCTGTGTGCAATTGTCGATTAGCCAGCCTGCCAATCTTCAAACTGCTGCAAATAGTCAAGCCACTTCAGCTAACTGTGTTTCACTGACAACTGCTGTGGCACCTCCCGTGACAGCAGATAATTCAGCCACACTACCCAGCGCATGTGATCTAGCGACTACTCCCTCAGTGAACAGTGTAGCTTGTTTGCCACCTAACGTGAAGTTGAAGAGGTTGAATAAGAAGCCAGTTGCCAAGAAACACTTAGCAGCTAGCAAGTCAGCCTGCTCTCTGAATCCAGTCAGAGAAGTGGGGAAGCTGGGCTGCCCCAGCACAGAAGGTTCTGCAGAGCTATCCTGTGATGACGTACTGCTGGATAGCCTCCCTGTTGATTTGCCATCTGTTGCTGTGTCCCAGGCAAATAGTGTAAATGCGTGTGGTTCACATTCTTTGGAAGTTCTGAATTCTGAGTCTGTACCCAAATGTAAGTCAACCGAAGAGTCTAACTCACCCTCCCAAGAACCTGTCACAAGCGAACATTTTGCAACGGCCCCAGCAAAATCCAAAGACTCTACCCCTGTGTTGCAACCAGAGATATCTCAGGATAAGCCACCAACTAGCCTGGCATTTTCAGATGCTGCCAAGTCATGTCCTTCAGCCAATGTGTTGATCCCATCTCCAAGTGATCCCCAGGTTTTGGTGTCTCAGGTTTCTGGTCTGTCATCCACCACGAACACGGCAAGCCCTGACTGTGTTTCTGAGGTGGAAATCGTTGCTGAACCTTGCAGGATCGAGCAAGATCCATCGGATACAATGCAAACCACTGGTCTCTTAAAGGGGCAAGGTTTAACTGCCTTGCTGTCTGATCTTGCTAAAGAAAAAGATGCTCAGAAAACATCTCTTTCAGTCCAGGCGGACCATCCTGACTTTCCTGAAAATTCTAAACTAGCAGACTCGAGTGTGGATTTCCATCCCAAACAGGAGCTGTTACTGCTGAACGGTGACGGTGGAGATCTACCACAGCATCATTCCTGCATCCCTGGTCAGGAGGTCGTTAGTGGTTCTTTGCTCGCCGGTAGGCAGGCTGACTCCCCCATGTCAACCAGCTCTGGCAGTAGTCGGAGTTTCTCGGTGGCCTCCATGCTTCCTGAAGCAGCCAGAGAGGATGTGACCAGCAGTGCACCAGCTAGTACATGCGACAGCTGTACCTTTGTAGAGCAAACTGATATAGTAGCTCTTGCAGCAAGAGCTATTTTTGACCAGGAGAACCTTGAGAAGGGAAGAGTTGGCATCCAGGCCGATATAAGGGAAGGCACTTCAAAGCCTTCTGACACAGCATCTTTAGAGGGAGATCAGCCTTTCAAATCACAGATACCTAaagagaatggcacaggacaggcagAAGCGGTACCAAATGAATTTAATTCTCAGGATTCAGTCGAAGCAGCTGTGGATAGGCCCCTGGAAAAACCAAGTTGCTCTGTAGGAATCAAAACATCAAATGCCTCTTTACAGGTTTCAGCTTCTCAGCCACCAAGCATCACCAGTTTAAGTGTGAATAATCTTATCCATCAGAGCGGCATCAGCCATCCTCTGGTCAGCTGTGCGGGTTTATCCCAGTCTTCAGAGCAAACGGCTGTTCCGGCGACAGTTAATCTGACTGTTGCATCCAGCTCCTATGGCAGTCAGCCTCCTGGACCATCTCTGATGACTGAATATGCCCAAGGACAGCTAAATACTATGACCAGTACCCTACCAAATTCACAGATTCAAGAGCCACTCTTAAAGCCGAGCCATGAAAGCCGTAAAGATTCTGCTAAGCGTGCTGTCCAAGacgaccttttactttcttctgcTAAGCGTCAGAAGCACTGTCAGCCAGCCCCACTCAGGCTTGAAAGCATGTCTTTGATGAGCCGAACTCCAGACAGCATTTCTGATCAAACTCAAATAATGGTTAGTCAGATCCCTCCCAACTCTTCAAACTCAATAGTGCCTGTTAGCAACCCGACACATGGAGATGGCCTTACACGACTGTTTCCTCCTAGTAACAACTTTGTGGCCCCTGCATTGAGGCAAACAGAACTTCAGTGTAGTTCTCAGCCTTCGGTTGCCGAGCAACAGCCAACCCAGGCAAGTCAACACCTACAGGCCCTGCAACAGCACGTTCCAGCTCAAGGAGTGTCTCACCTCCATAGTAACCATCTTTACttaaagcagcagcagcaacagcaagtGGGGCAGTTGAGAGAGAGGCATCACTTGTATCAGCTGCAACATCATGCACCCCACGCAGAGAGCACTGGCCACCCTCAGCCCCACAGTGTCCACCAACAGAGAACTCTACAACAGGAAGTCCAGATGCAGAAGAAGAGGAATCTTGTTCAGGGCACTCAGGCCTCTCAGCTCTCCTTACAACCGAAGCACCATGGAACTGACCAGTCCCGGCCCAAGAGTGGTCAGCCACATCCCCACCACCAACAAATGCAGCAACAGATGCAGCAGCAGTTTGGAAATTCCCAGCCAGAGAAGAGCTGTGACAACCCTTCGACAAGCCGGAACCACCATAACCATCCTCAGAACCATCTTAATCAAGACATCATGCACCAGCAGCAGGACGTTGGAAGCAGACAGCAAGGTTCAGGGGTTTCTTCTGAACATGTCCCTGGACACAATCCAATGCAGAGACTATTGACATCAAGAGGCTTAGAGCAGCAGATGGTGTCCCAGCCAAGTATCGTGACAAGACCTTCTGACATGACTTGTACTCCACACAGGCCAGAGAGAAATAGAGTTTCAAGTTACTCTGCTGAGGCACTCATTGGAAAAACGTCTTCTAATTCAGAGCAGAGAATGGCTTTATCGATTCAGGGCTCTCGAGTTTCAGATCAGCTTGAAATGAGAAATTACCTTGATATTCCCAGAAATAAGAATTTGGCCATTCATAACATGCAGAGCCGTGTGGACCATACCCTTGCCCCAGATATCCGCCTCCCTGATTGTCAGACATTTAAACCAAGTGGGGCCAGTCAACAGCCCCAGAGTAATTTTGAAGTACAATCTtcaagaaataatgaaataggtAACCCTGTATCATCTTTGAGGAGTATGCAGTCCCAGACTTTTCGAATTAGTCAAAACTCTGGTCCTCCAGCCATCGACCGTCAGAAGAGATTACCTTATCCACCGGTTCAGAGCATCCCAACAGGAGATGCTGTTCCACCAAGGGACAGTGACAATACATGTCACCAAAGTTTTATGCAGAGCTTACTTGCCCCTCACCTCAGTGATCAGGTCATCGGGAGCCAGAGATCACTCTCAGAACAtcaaaggaatacacagtgtggCCCATCCTCTGCAATTGAGTATAATTGTCCCCCAGCTCACGAAAGTGTCCATATTAGAAGAGAGAGTGAGAGTCAGAATAGGGAAAGTTGTGACATGCCCTTAAATGCAATCAACACCAGGAACAGTACCTTGAATATTCCTTTTTCAAGTTCTTCTTCCTCAGGAGATATTCAGGGTCGAAACACAAGTCCCAATGTTTCTGTTCAGAAATCCAACCCCATGAGGATTACTGACAGTCATGGgacaaagggccacatgaaccccCCAGTCACAACCAACATGCATGGGATTGCAAGGCCAGCTTTGCCACATCCATCTGTGTCTCATGGAAGTGCTGATCAAGGGCCTCCTGTACGTCAAACCAACTCTTCAGTTCCCCAGCGATCAAGGCATCCCGCACAAGACAGCAGCAGTTCCAAAATTCGTCAACCTGAAAGGAATCGTTCTGGAAACCAAAGACATAGTAACGTCTTTGATCCAGGTCTTCCCCATCTTCCTCTGTCAACCAGCGGCAGTATGATCCTTGGACGCCAACAGCCaacctcagagaagagaggaagtATTGTGCGTTTTATGCCAGATAGCCCACAAGTACCCAACGATAATTCAGCTCCTGACCAGCATACGCTATCCCAaaattttggtttttcttttattcccGAGGGTGGCATGAATCCACCCATAAATGCTaatacttccttcattccacagGTTACTCAGCCCAGTGCCACTCGAGCTCCAGCCCTCATCCCTGTAGATCCTCAGAATACCCTGCCCTCCTTCTATCCGCCCTACTCTCCTGCTCACCCTCCACTGTCCAATGATATTTCaatcccctatttttctaatcaAATGTTCTCAAATCCCAGCACAGAGAAGGTAAACAGTGGAAGCTTAAATAACCGATTCGGATCAATTTTATCCCCTCCCAGACCAGTTGGCTTTGCTCAGCCAAGTTTTCCTCTTCTCCCAGATATGCCACCAATGCACATGACCAACTCTCACTTATCCAATTTTAATATGACGTCTTTGTTTCCAGAAATAGCGACAGCTCTTCCGGATGGCTCAGCAATGTCCCCTTTGCTTACAATAGCCAACTCCTCTGCCTCTGACTCTTCCAAGCAGCCCTCAAACAGACCGGCCCACAACATAAGCCATATTTTAGGTCATGATTGCAGTTCTGCTGTTTAA